The uncultured Campylobacter sp. genome window below encodes:
- a CDS encoding helix-turn-helix domain-containing protein, whose product MTQNGYRYVFLPFSLKVLSSFVGLKRQSASTAFNELIKEDVIRRITPHEILIIDFEKLQKYTN is encoded by the coding sequence TTGACCCAAAACGGCTACAGATACGTCTTTTTACCGTTTTCGCTTAAGGTGCTTTCTAGTTTCGTGGGCTTAAAGCGCCAAAGCGCCAGCACCGCATTTAACGAACTCATAAAAGAAGACGTCATCAGGCGCATCACGCCGCATGAAATTTTGATAATAGACTTTGAAAAGCTGCAAAAATATACGAATTAG